The Cellulomonas sp. P24 genome contains a region encoding:
- a CDS encoding M23 family metallopeptidase produces the protein MGTVRSTVTMRGRSRATGLLVVVLTFLTVLSGAAPSAFADSYDNQVAQNKAQAAANKAAQDALAASLEDTDKALAQAAMDLQATEQRLPQAQAELAAAKDDLATAQREAAIIAGRLQDARDQEASITQTIQADTARSTAVRNALGEMARQAYRGGAEISSLGVALGAQSTDEFIATYGAVSSALRAQAQSLAGLQQVQADNRNSQARLVAVRDRITELKADADAKVVEADQARVHAEERTAEITSLIAEQTASKQTIADRLAAEKAQQAELDAQAAALAASLAEIIAKQNAARAAAGVHGPINGAVFANPTSTNPMFITSHYGWRFQPILKYYRMHAGVDLRAYCNTPIYAARAGTVQWAKWVNGYGNQVMVNHGYVNNSSLMSSYNHMNTVVVHAGESVSQGQLVGYAGMTGGVSTGCHLHFEAYVNGAVVNPEPLLGLA, from the coding sequence ATGGGAACCGTCAGGTCGACAGTGACGATGCGAGGCCGCAGCCGCGCGACGGGGCTGCTCGTCGTCGTCCTCACGTTCCTCACGGTGCTCAGTGGTGCGGCGCCGTCGGCATTCGCCGACAGCTACGACAACCAGGTGGCGCAGAACAAGGCGCAGGCCGCGGCGAACAAGGCCGCGCAGGACGCACTCGCCGCATCGCTCGAGGACACCGACAAGGCACTCGCGCAGGCCGCCATGGACCTGCAGGCGACCGAGCAGCGGCTGCCGCAGGCGCAAGCCGAGCTGGCCGCCGCCAAGGACGACCTGGCGACAGCCCAGCGCGAGGCGGCGATCATCGCCGGCCGCCTGCAGGACGCCCGCGACCAGGAGGCGTCGATCACCCAGACGATCCAGGCCGACACGGCGCGCAGCACGGCCGTGCGGAACGCGCTCGGGGAGATGGCGCGTCAGGCGTACCGGGGTGGGGCGGAGATCTCCAGCCTCGGCGTGGCCCTCGGGGCGCAGAGCACCGACGAGTTCATCGCGACGTACGGTGCGGTGTCGAGCGCGTTGCGCGCCCAGGCACAGTCGCTCGCAGGGCTGCAGCAGGTGCAGGCCGACAACCGCAACAGCCAGGCCCGCCTGGTGGCGGTGCGTGACCGCATCACCGAGCTGAAGGCCGACGCCGACGCGAAGGTGGTCGAGGCCGATCAGGCGCGGGTGCACGCGGAGGAGCGCACGGCCGAGATCACGAGCCTCATCGCTGAGCAGACCGCGAGCAAGCAGACCATCGCCGACCGTCTCGCGGCCGAGAAGGCGCAGCAGGCCGAGCTGGACGCCCAGGCGGCAGCGCTGGCGGCGAGCCTGGCCGAGATCATCGCGAAGCAGAACGCGGCGCGGGCGGCGGCGGGGGTGCACGGACCGATCAACGGTGCCGTGTTCGCCAACCCGACGTCGACGAACCCCATGTTCATCACGTCGCACTACGGCTGGCGGTTCCAGCCGATCCTCAAGTACTACCGGATGCATGCGGGGGTCGACCTCCGCGCGTACTGCAACACCCCGATCTACGCGGCGCGGGCCGGCACCGTGCAGTGGGCGAAGTGGGTCAACGGGTACGGCAACCAGGTGATGGTCAACCACGGCTACGTCAACAACAGCTCGCTCATGAGCAGCTACAACCACATGAACACCGTGGTGGTGCACGCCGGGGAGTCGGTGTCGCAGGGCCAGCTGGTGGGCTACGCCGGGATGACCGGTGGGGTCTCGACCGGGTGCCACCTGCACTTCGAGGCGTACGTCAACGGCGCCGTCGTGAACCCGGAACCGCTGCTCGGCCTGGCCTGA
- the ftsX gene encoding permease-like cell division protein FtsX, whose translation MRAQFILSEIGIGLRRNLAMTISVILVTFVSLTFVGSAALLQLQISQMKDEWYGKVEVSVFLCAAGSQKPTCAAGEVTDAQKAAIQAELDSPDVKPYIQKVYYESKQQAFVSFQKMFSDQWWASSITVDDMNSSYRIKLTDPSKYQVVADVLTGRQGVDEVQDQRKIFDSLFRVLNGATMLSAGLAAVMLLAAVLLITTTIRLSAMSRRRETGIMRLVGASNLFIQLPFMLEGAIAATLGAALAVGGLWLGVKYLVIDWLSASVTSINFITERQVLVVAPFLVGAAILLAAVSSLVTLRRYTKV comes from the coding sequence GTGAGAGCTCAGTTCATCCTTTCCGAGATCGGCATCGGTCTGCGCCGCAACCTGGCGATGACGATCTCGGTCATCCTCGTGACCTTCGTGTCCCTGACGTTCGTCGGCAGCGCGGCACTGCTGCAGCTGCAGATCTCGCAGATGAAGGACGAGTGGTACGGCAAGGTCGAGGTGTCGGTGTTCCTGTGCGCCGCGGGGTCGCAGAAGCCGACGTGCGCGGCGGGTGAGGTCACCGATGCGCAGAAGGCCGCGATCCAGGCGGAGCTCGACTCCCCGGACGTGAAGCCGTACATCCAGAAGGTCTACTACGAGTCCAAGCAGCAGGCGTTCGTCTCGTTCCAGAAGATGTTCTCCGACCAGTGGTGGGCCTCGTCGATCACGGTCGACGACATGAACTCCTCCTACCGGATCAAGCTCACCGACCCCTCGAAGTACCAGGTCGTCGCCGACGTCCTCACCGGCAGGCAAGGCGTCGACGAGGTCCAGGACCAGCGCAAGATCTTCGACTCGCTGTTCCGGGTGCTCAACGGCGCGACGATGCTCTCGGCCGGGTTGGCGGCGGTGATGCTGCTGGCGGCGGTGCTGCTCATCACGACGACGATCCGGTTGTCGGCGATGAGTCGACGGCGCGAGACCGGCATCATGCGGCTCGTCGGCGCCTCGAACCTGTTCATCCAGCTCCCGTTCATGCTGGAGGGCGCGATCGCGGCGACCCTGGGTGCGGCGCTGGCGGTGGGCGGACTCTGGCTGGGGGTGAAGTACCTGGTGATCGACTGGCTGAGCGCGTCCGTCACGTCCATCAACTTCATCACCGAGCGTCAGGTCCTGGTGGTCGCGCCGTTCCTCGTCGGCGCGGCGATCCTGCTCGCTGCGGTCTCCTCGTTGGTCACCCTCCGGCGCTACACGAAGGTCTAG
- the ftsE gene encoding cell division ATP-binding protein FtsE encodes MIRFENVSKVYARGARPALDSISLEIERGEFVFMVGASGSGKSTFLRLVLREERPTEGKVFVAGKDMTTLSSWKVPQMRREIGAVFQDFRLLPNKTVYENVAFALQVIGKPRHHIMTTVPDTLEMVGLAGKEKRRPHELSGGEQQRVAIARAFVNRPPILLCDEPTGNLDPTTSLGIMRLLDRINRTGTTVVMATHDDEIVDQMRKRVVELSAGAMVRDQSRGVYGSAR; translated from the coding sequence GTGATCCGTTTCGAGAACGTCAGCAAGGTCTACGCGCGCGGCGCGAGGCCAGCCCTGGACTCGATCTCCCTGGAGATCGAGCGGGGCGAATTCGTGTTCATGGTCGGCGCGTCCGGCTCCGGGAAGTCGACCTTCCTGCGGCTGGTGCTGCGCGAGGAGCGACCCACCGAGGGCAAGGTGTTCGTCGCGGGCAAGGACATGACGACGCTGTCCTCGTGGAAGGTCCCCCAGATGCGCCGGGAGATCGGCGCCGTGTTCCAGGACTTCCGCCTGCTCCCGAACAAGACCGTGTACGAGAACGTCGCGTTCGCGCTCCAGGTGATCGGCAAGCCGCGGCACCACATCATGACGACCGTGCCGGACACGCTCGAGATGGTCGGCCTCGCCGGCAAGGAGAAGCGCCGCCCGCACGAGCTGTCCGGTGGTGAGCAGCAACGCGTGGCGATCGCCCGCGCGTTCGTCAACCGCCCCCCGATCCTGCTGTGCGACGAGCCGACCGGAAACCTCGACCCGACGACGTCGCTGGGCATCATGCGGCTGCTCGACCGGATCAACCGCACCGGGACCACCGTCGTCATGGCCACCCACGACGACGAGATCGTCGACCAGATGCGCAAGCGCGTCGTCGAGCTGTCCGCCGGGGCGATGGTCCGTGACCAGTCCCGTGGCGTGTACGGCTCGGCGCGCTGA
- the prfB gene encoding peptide chain release factor 2 produces MATTDFPSEIRALRSTLDTIRKVTDPEALTAQIADLSEKASAPDLWDDPEAAQAVTSALSHAQAELDRVAKFTGRIDDLETLVEMATEGEGADDAETLAEAEAELVSIRKDLGELEVRTLLSGEYDKREAVVTIRSGAGGVDAADFAEMLMRMYLRWAERHGYPTAVLDTSYAEEAGLKSATFEVKVPYAFGNLSVEAGTHRLVRISPFDNQGRRQTSFAAVEVIPLIEQTDSIEIPENEIRVDVFRSSGPGGQSVNTTDSAVRLTHIPTGIVVSMQNEKSQIQNRAAALRVLQSRLLLQRQAEENAAKKALAGDIKASWGDQMRSYVLHPYQMVKDLRTEYEVGNTAAVFDGDIDGFIEAGIRWRRGQQN; encoded by the coding sequence GTGGCAACCACCGACTTCCCGAGCGAGATCCGCGCCCTCCGGAGCACCCTGGACACGATCCGCAAGGTCACCGACCCAGAGGCCCTGACGGCCCAGATCGCCGACCTCTCGGAGAAGGCGTCCGCGCCCGACCTCTGGGACGACCCCGAGGCCGCGCAGGCCGTGACGTCCGCCCTGTCGCACGCGCAGGCCGAGCTCGACCGGGTCGCGAAGTTCACCGGCCGGATCGACGACCTCGAGACGCTCGTGGAGATGGCGACCGAGGGGGAGGGCGCCGACGACGCCGAGACCCTCGCCGAGGCCGAGGCCGAGCTCGTCTCGATCCGCAAGGACCTCGGCGAGCTCGAGGTCCGGACCCTGCTCTCCGGCGAGTACGACAAGCGCGAGGCCGTCGTGACCATCCGGTCCGGCGCCGGTGGCGTGGACGCCGCCGACTTCGCCGAGATGCTCATGCGCATGTACCTGCGGTGGGCCGAGCGTCACGGCTACCCGACCGCCGTCCTCGACACGTCCTACGCGGAAGAGGCCGGCCTGAAGTCGGCGACCTTCGAGGTCAAGGTGCCCTACGCGTTCGGCAACCTGTCCGTCGAGGCCGGCACCCACCGCCTCGTGCGGATCTCGCCGTTCGACAACCAGGGCCGCCGGCAGACGTCGTTCGCCGCGGTCGAGGTGATCCCGCTGATCGAGCAGACGGACAGCATCGAGATCCCCGAGAACGAGATCCGCGTCGACGTGTTCCGCTCGTCGGGCCCCGGCGGCCAGTCGGTGAACACGACCGACTCCGCCGTCCGGCTCACGCACATCCCGACCGGGATCGTCGTGTCCATGCAGAACGAGAAGTCGCAGATCCAGAACCGCGCCGCGGCCCTCCGCGTGCTGCAGTCCCGGCTGCTCCTCCAGCGCCAGGCCGAGGAGAACGCCGCCAAGAAGGCGCTCGCCGGCGACATCAAGGCGAGCTGGGGCGACCAGATGCGCTCCTACGTGCTGCACCCGTACCAGATGGTCAAGGACCTGCGCACCGAGTACGAGGTCGGCAACACGGCAGCGGTGTTCGACGGTGACATCGACGGGTTCATCGAGGCCGGCATCCGGTGGCGGCGCGGGCAGCAGAACTGA
- a CDS encoding pilus assembly protein TadG-related protein codes for MRRLRDDDGQVTLLAILFTMLALLLVTAVVSATGVHLERKRLLALADALSLEAADALEPTTVYADQGHAPQPGAAIPLTDRDVARAVDQYLHDNPEAAADFTGLSVDARASDDGRTAEITLGALAHPVLLSWVTAPWSDGIALQVESSARAW; via the coding sequence GTGAGGCGGCTGCGGGACGACGACGGGCAGGTGACCCTGCTCGCGATCCTCTTCACGATGCTCGCCCTGCTCCTCGTCACCGCGGTCGTGTCGGCGACCGGTGTCCACCTCGAACGCAAGCGCCTCCTCGCGCTCGCCGACGCGCTGTCGCTCGAGGCCGCGGACGCACTCGAGCCGACCACCGTCTATGCGGACCAGGGCCATGCGCCGCAGCCCGGGGCCGCCATCCCGCTGACCGACCGCGACGTCGCCCGCGCCGTCGACCAGTACCTGCACGACAACCCCGAGGCCGCGGCGGACTTCACCGGCCTCAGCGTGGACGCGCGGGCCTCCGACGACGGACGCACGGCCGAGATCACCCTCGGCGCGCTCGCCCACCCGGTGCTCCTGAGCTGGGTGACCGCACCGTGGTCGGACGGGATCGCGCTCCAGGTCGAGTCGTCGGCTCGGGCCTGGTGA
- a CDS encoding pilus assembly protein: MTGRRAVSRRALPADDGNAIVEFLAAALLLLVPVVYLSLVLGRVQAATFAAEGAAREAGRTAATADGPADATARAVTSVGIALHDQGFDDVDPVRALTLTCSTDPCLQPGSDVVTVVAFDVDLPFVPDLLRSVVPVHVPVSARHVAPVDAYAGRP; the protein is encoded by the coding sequence ATGACCGGGCGCCGTGCCGTATCGCGACGCGCCCTGCCGGCCGACGACGGCAACGCGATCGTCGAGTTCCTGGCGGCGGCACTCCTGCTGCTCGTTCCCGTCGTGTACCTGTCCCTCGTCCTGGGCCGGGTCCAGGCGGCGACCTTCGCGGCCGAGGGGGCGGCGCGGGAGGCGGGCCGGACCGCTGCGACGGCGGACGGGCCCGCGGACGCGACCGCGCGGGCCGTCACGTCGGTCGGCATCGCCCTCCACGACCAGGGGTTCGACGACGTCGACCCGGTGCGCGCCCTCACGCTCACGTGCTCGACCGACCCGTGCCTGCAACCGGGGAGCGACGTCGTGACGGTCGTGGCGTTCGACGTCGACCTGCCGTTCGTGCCGGACCTGCTCCGCAGCGTCGTCCCGGTGCACGTCCCCGTCTCCGCGCGTCACGTCGCGCCGGTGGACGCGTACGCGGGGCGACCGTGA
- a CDS encoding TadE family protein gives MDFALVGGLVTVLFAAVLQLTFAVHVRNTLVDCAAEGARHAALADRSPADGEARTRELITMSLAPRFAEDVTARETVLDGVRVIEVEVVAPVPVVGLIGPSGRLTVTGHALEEQP, from the coding sequence GTGGACTTCGCGCTGGTCGGTGGTCTCGTCACGGTGCTGTTCGCTGCGGTCCTCCAGCTGACGTTCGCGGTGCACGTGCGCAACACGCTCGTGGACTGCGCGGCCGAGGGGGCACGTCACGCCGCGCTGGCCGACCGGTCGCCCGCCGACGGTGAGGCGCGGACGCGCGAGCTGATCACGATGTCGTTGGCCCCCCGGTTCGCCGAGGACGTCACGGCGCGGGAGACCGTCCTGGACGGTGTGCGCGTGATCGAGGTCGAGGTGGTCGCGCCGGTGCCGGTCGTCGGGCTGATCGGGCCGTCGGGGAGGCTGACCGTCACCGGTCACGCGCTCGAGGAGCAGCCATGA
- a CDS encoding type II secretion system F family protein — translation MNAAVSGALVGALGGAGLALTWWRIAARRITLDERLAPYLRVQPSGSRLLRLPAVHTPFPTVERLVAPVMADALRVVARFGSPAAELRRRLERAGRRESVEEFRAAQVVWGVIGLAVGLLVALALAASRGTSPIALLGLVGACGASAVLARDRLLTREIGRREARIVAELPIVAELLALAVGAGEGPVAALERVAATTRGEMSRELSRTLADARSGTPLTGALEGLADRTEVAALTRFAEGVAIAVERGTPLADVLRAQAQDVREAARRALMEAGGRKEVAMMVPVVFLILPVTVVFAVFPSIAVLSLRA, via the coding sequence ATGAACGCCGCGGTGTCCGGTGCGCTCGTCGGTGCGCTCGGCGGTGCTGGGCTCGCGCTCACGTGGTGGCGGATCGCCGCCCGCCGGATCACGCTGGACGAGCGTCTGGCGCCCTACCTGCGTGTCCAGCCGAGTGGGTCGCGGCTGCTGCGCCTGCCGGCCGTCCACACGCCGTTCCCGACGGTCGAGCGGCTCGTGGCTCCGGTCATGGCGGATGCCCTGCGTGTCGTCGCCAGGTTCGGATCGCCGGCTGCGGAGCTGCGCCGTCGGCTCGAGCGGGCCGGGCGTCGCGAGTCGGTCGAGGAGTTCCGTGCCGCCCAGGTCGTCTGGGGCGTCATCGGGCTGGCGGTCGGCCTCCTGGTCGCGCTTGCGCTCGCGGCCAGTCGTGGGACGTCACCGATCGCCCTCCTCGGCCTCGTCGGCGCGTGCGGCGCGTCGGCCGTGCTCGCGCGTGACCGCCTGCTCACGCGTGAGATCGGTCGGCGCGAGGCGCGGATCGTCGCCGAGCTGCCGATCGTCGCGGAGCTCCTCGCGCTCGCGGTCGGGGCCGGCGAAGGTCCCGTGGCGGCGCTCGAACGGGTGGCTGCGACGACCCGGGGCGAGATGTCCCGTGAGCTGTCCCGGACGCTGGCGGACGCGCGCTCGGGCACGCCGCTGACCGGTGCCTTGGAGGGACTGGCGGACCGGACCGAGGTCGCCGCACTGACCCGCTTCGCCGAGGGGGTCGCGATCGCGGTGGAGCGCGGGACACCGCTCGCGGACGTGCTCAGGGCGCAGGCCCAGGACGTCAGGGAGGCCGCGCGACGGGCACTCATGGAGGCAGGGGGACGCAAGGAGGTGGCGATGATGGTCCCGGTGGTGTTCCTGATCCTCCCGGTCACCGTCGTCTTCGCCGTGTTCCCGAGCATCGCGGTCCTGAGCCTGCGTGCGTAG
- a CDS encoding type II secretion system F family protein translates to MGSVVGLLLGAGVFAVWWACWSDGPRRPIRRSSWSERTADVLIQAGVTGVAPGALVGTSVSAGLVVGVGALGATRAPAIAACFGLMAATAPMSLVRSRARRRRHRLREVWPEVVDHLASGVRAGLALPEAVAQLADRGPVALREPFRAFAEDYRATGRFGDCLDDLKTRLADPVADRLVEALRITRDVGGTDLGRLLRTLALFLREDARTRGELEARQSWTVNAARLAVAAPWIVLALIGTRPEAAQAYNSVTGAIVLVTGAGASVIAYRLMIRLGRLPDDPRVLR, encoded by the coding sequence ATGGGATCGGTGGTGGGGCTGCTCCTCGGCGCGGGCGTGTTCGCCGTGTGGTGGGCGTGCTGGTCCGACGGGCCGCGCCGTCCGATCCGGCGTTCGTCCTGGTCCGAGCGCACGGCGGACGTCCTGATCCAGGCCGGTGTCACGGGGGTGGCGCCGGGCGCACTCGTGGGCACGTCGGTGTCCGCCGGGCTGGTCGTCGGAGTCGGGGCGCTCGGTGCGACGCGTGCACCGGCGATCGCCGCGTGCTTCGGTCTCATGGCGGCGACCGCACCGATGAGCCTCGTGCGGTCGCGCGCGCGCCGTCGTCGCCACCGTCTCCGCGAGGTGTGGCCCGAGGTCGTCGACCACCTCGCCTCCGGGGTGCGTGCCGGGCTGGCGCTGCCCGAGGCCGTCGCGCAGCTCGCCGACCGAGGTCCGGTCGCGCTTCGTGAGCCGTTCCGCGCCTTCGCCGAGGACTACCGCGCGACCGGCCGCTTCGGCGACTGCCTGGACGACCTCAAGACCCGCCTCGCGGACCCGGTCGCCGACCGCCTCGTCGAGGCGCTGAGGATCACCCGCGACGTCGGAGGCACGGATCTCGGACGCCTGCTGCGGACCCTCGCCCTGTTCCTGCGGGAGGACGCACGCACCCGCGGCGAGCTCGAGGCCCGGCAGAGCTGGACGGTCAACGCCGCGCGGCTCGCCGTCGCCGCTCCGTGGATCGTCCTGGCGCTGATCGGGACCAGGCCGGAGGCCGCCCAGGCGTACAACAGCGTCACGGGGGCGATCGTGCTCGTCACCGGCGCAGGTGCCAGCGTCATCGCCTACCGCCTGATGATCCGGCTCGGACGTCTGCCTGACGACCCACGGGTGCTGCGATGA
- a CDS encoding CpaF family protein, with protein MDSTAMLESEVRELIRRRGLDPVRDRGGVRTLVHDVVADYDERSTLGAVPPLVDRVGVVKDLLDAVAGFGPLQRYLDDDDVEEIWVNGPAKVFVARRGEPELTTTILTDGQVRDLVELMLKSSGRRLDLSSPFVDASLPDGERLHVVIPDVTRRHWAVNIRKYVVRAHHLDDLVSLGSLTPHAARFLGAAVTAGLNILVAGATQSGKTTLLNALAGSIPARERIVSCEEVFELRLAHRDVVALQCRQPSLEGTGEIPLRRLVKEALRMRPSRILIGEVREAEALDLLVALNAGVPGMCTLHANSAREALTKMCTLPLLAGENVTDRFVVPTVASAIDVVVHLGLDRHGRRRVREIVGVPGRVEGGVVEASDLFHLRDEELVRGDGYPPHAERFAAIGVDLAALLRGER; from the coding sequence GTGGACAGCACGGCGATGCTCGAGTCCGAGGTGCGCGAGCTGATCCGCCGGCGCGGGCTCGACCCGGTCCGTGACCGCGGCGGGGTGCGCACCCTGGTGCACGACGTCGTCGCTGACTACGACGAACGGTCGACCCTCGGCGCGGTGCCGCCGCTCGTCGACCGGGTCGGCGTCGTCAAGGACCTCCTCGACGCGGTGGCCGGCTTCGGGCCGCTGCAGCGCTACCTCGACGACGACGACGTCGAGGAGATCTGGGTCAACGGGCCCGCCAAGGTCTTCGTCGCCCGCCGTGGCGAGCCCGAGCTGACGACCACGATCCTCACCGACGGGCAGGTCCGGGACCTGGTCGAGCTGATGCTCAAGTCGTCGGGCCGCCGGCTCGACCTGTCCAGCCCGTTCGTCGACGCCTCGTTGCCCGACGGCGAACGGCTGCACGTCGTCATCCCGGACGTCACGCGCCGCCACTGGGCCGTCAACATCCGCAAGTACGTGGTGCGGGCGCACCACCTCGACGACCTCGTCTCGCTCGGCTCGTTGACGCCGCACGCCGCGCGCTTCCTCGGTGCGGCGGTGACGGCCGGCCTGAACATCCTGGTCGCCGGCGCGACGCAGAGCGGCAAGACGACGCTCCTCAACGCCCTTGCCGGGTCGATCCCGGCCCGTGAGCGGATCGTCAGCTGTGAAGAGGTGTTCGAGCTGCGGCTCGCACATCGCGACGTCGTGGCGCTCCAGTGCCGTCAGCCGAGCCTCGAGGGCACCGGCGAGATCCCGTTGCGCCGGCTCGTCAAGGAGGCGCTGCGCATGCGCCCGAGCCGCATCCTCATCGGTGAGGTGCGTGAGGCTGAGGCGCTCGACCTGCTGGTGGCCCTCAACGCCGGCGTTCCCGGGATGTGCACGCTGCACGCCAACAGCGCACGCGAGGCGCTCACGAAGATGTGCACGCTGCCGCTCCTCGCCGGGGAGAACGTCACGGACCGGTTCGTCGTGCCGACCGTGGCCTCAGCGATCGACGTCGTCGTGCACCTCGGGCTCGACCGGCACGGCAGGCGTCGTGTCCGGGAGATCGTCGGCGTGCCGGGGCGGGTCGAGGGCGGTGTCGTCGAGGCGTCCGACCTGTTCCACCTCCGGGACGAGGAACTGGTCCGGGGCGACGGCTACCCACCGCACGCGGAGCGCTTCGCGGCGATCGGCGTCGACCTGGCAGCGCTCCTGCGCGGAGAACGGTAG
- a CDS encoding ABC transporter substrate-binding protein encodes MTDTFGGALRRRHLLRRTGLIGLVLAGSSLLLAACTGGSGSTSTSGSATAGTAVAGGVLKAALTGEPDSLDPAVSSVYTGAQVYDNVFSKLLTMGPDGTFVGQLATKWTATDPTTWTFDLADNVYFHNGEKFTSADVKYTFDRILDPATASAYAGLYTSIASIETPSPTQVVFKLSTPFGPFLTNLANNGEIVNQKAIESGDPARHPVGTGPFEFVEWAQGDHITLKKFDKYFESGRPLVDEVDFKFLLVDQGRVDALSSGEINWADAVPLQQIASLKNDPRFTYVTSPVAGIPDFLALNTAKPPFDKVEVRQAVAWALNRTDIRDLAYMGSGEVGNQEVPSGSSWFDGTDPYASGPDIAKAKALLAKAGYPNGLTVDYLGLPQYPELLKTGEVVRDQLKAIGITMNIKQVDVSVWFDAFSKGDYQITSAYQERTLDPDNFYSLVIKSGGPINTTAYANPTVDALIDQAAASTDEAARAKLYTQIREIVRNDAPIIFVHYETINYLMQKNVAGSVVTPTLELNLKDVGFTS; translated from the coding sequence ATGACCGACACCTTCGGCGGCGCGCTCAGACGCCGTCACCTGCTGCGCCGCACCGGTCTCATCGGCCTGGTGCTCGCCGGCAGCTCCCTGCTCCTCGCCGCGTGCACCGGTGGTTCCGGCAGCACGTCCACCTCCGGGTCCGCGACCGCCGGCACAGCCGTCGCCGGCGGCGTCCTCAAGGCCGCCCTCACCGGTGAGCCCGACAGCCTCGACCCGGCGGTCTCGTCCGTGTACACGGGCGCCCAGGTCTACGACAACGTCTTCAGCAAGCTGCTGACCATGGGTCCCGACGGGACGTTCGTCGGCCAGCTCGCCACGAAGTGGACGGCGACGGACCCGACCACCTGGACCTTCGACCTCGCCGACAACGTCTACTTCCACAACGGCGAGAAGTTCACCAGCGCCGACGTGAAGTACACGTTCGACCGGATCCTCGACCCGGCGACAGCCAGCGCCTACGCCGGCCTGTACACGTCGATCGCCTCGATCGAGACGCCGAGCCCGACCCAGGTCGTGTTCAAGCTGTCCACCCCGTTCGGCCCGTTCCTGACGAACCTCGCGAACAACGGGGAGATCGTCAACCAGAAGGCGATCGAGTCGGGCGACCCGGCGCGTCACCCCGTGGGCACCGGCCCGTTCGAGTTCGTCGAGTGGGCCCAGGGCGACCACATCACGCTGAAGAAGTTCGACAAGTACTTCGAGAGCGGCCGCCCGCTCGTCGACGAGGTCGACTTCAAGTTCCTCCTCGTGGACCAGGGGAGGGTCGACGCGTTGTCCTCCGGCGAGATCAACTGGGCCGACGCCGTCCCGCTCCAGCAGATCGCGAGCCTGAAGAACGACCCGCGCTTCACGTACGTCACGAGCCCGGTCGCCGGCATCCCCGACTTCCTCGCGCTCAACACCGCGAAGCCGCCGTTCGACAAGGTCGAGGTCCGTCAGGCCGTCGCCTGGGCGCTCAACCGCACGGACATCCGCGACCTGGCGTACATGGGCAGCGGTGAGGTCGGCAACCAGGAGGTGCCGAGCGGGTCGAGCTGGTTCGACGGCACCGACCCGTACGCGTCGGGTCCGGACATCGCGAAGGCGAAGGCGCTGCTCGCCAAGGCGGGCTACCCGAACGGGCTCACGGTGGACTACCTGGGTCTGCCGCAGTACCCGGAGCTCCTCAAGACCGGGGAGGTCGTGCGCGACCAGCTCAAGGCCATCGGGATCACGATGAACATCAAGCAGGTCGACGTGTCCGTCTGGTTCGACGCGTTCTCGAAGGGCGACTACCAGATCACCAGCGCCTACCAGGAGCGCACCCTCGACCCGGACAACTTCTACTCCCTGGTCATCAAGTCCGGCGGCCCGATCAACACCACCGCCTACGCCAACCCGACGGTCGACGCGTTGATCGACCAGGCCGCGGCATCCACCGACGAGGCCGCCCGAGCGAAGCTCTACACGCAGATCCGCGAGATCGTGCGGAACGATGCGCCGATCATCTTCGTTCACTACGAGACGATCAACTACCTCATGCAGAAGAATGTGGCCGGCAGCGTCGTGACACCGACGCTCGAGCTCAACCTCAAGGACGTCGGCTTCACCTCCTGA